One window from the genome of Cinclus cinclus unplaced genomic scaffold, bCinCin1.1 SCAFFOLD_32, whole genome shotgun sequence encodes:
- the LOC134057307 gene encoding olfactory receptor 14A16-like, whose translation MSNSSSIRHFLLLALADTRQLQLLHFCLFLGISLAALLANGLIISAVACGHHLHTPMFFFLLNLALTDLGSICTTVPKAMHNSLWHTNNISYSACAAQVFFFSYFMSAEIYLLTIMSYDRYVSICKPLHYGTLLGSRACAHMAAAAWASAFLYSLLHTANTFSLPLCHGNALGQFFCEIPQILKLSCSHSYLRELGLIAVGVCLALGCFVFIVFSYVQIFRAVLRIPSEQGRHKAFSTCLPHLAVVSVFLSTAFFAYLKPPSISSPSLDLALSVLYSVVPPALNPLIYSLRNQQLKAALWTLMTGRFQKL comes from the coding sequence atgtccaacagcagctccatcaggcacttcctcctgctggcattggcagacacgcggcagctgcagctcctgcacttctgcctcttcctgggcatctccctggctgccctcctggccaacggcctcatcatcagcgccgtagcctgcggccaccacctgcacacccccatgttcttcttcctgctcaacctggccctcactgacctgggctccatctgcaccactgtccccaaagccatgcacaattccctctggcacaccaacaacatctcctactctgcatgtgctgctcaggtgtttttcttttcgTACTTCATGTCAGCAGAGATTTACCTTCTGACCATCATgagctacgaccgctacgtgtccatctgcaaacccctgcactacgggaccctcctgggcagcagagcttgtgcccacatggcagcagctgcctgggccagtgcctttctctattccctgctgcacacagccaatacattttccctgcccctgtgccatggcaatgccctgggccagttcttctgtgaaatcccccagatcctcaaactctcctgctcacactcctacctcagggaacttgggctcatTGCTGTTGGTGTCTGTTTAGCACttggctgttttgtgttcattgttttctcctatgtgcagatcttcagggctgtgctgaggatcccctctgagcagggacggcacaaagccttttccacctgcctccctcacctggctgtggtctctgtgttcctcagcactgccttttttgcctacctgaagcccccctccatctcctccccatccctggatctggccctgtcagttctgtactcagtggtgcctccagccctgaaccccctcatctacagcctgaggaaccagcagctcaaggctgcactgtggacactgatgactggaaGGTTTCAGAAACTGTGA